The following are from one region of the Paenibacillus sp. JZ16 genome:
- a CDS encoding carbohydrate ABC transporter permease gives MDKKRIWEGIRPYVLIAPAMAGIILFVMYPVGYLIYLSLFKYNLMNKDKSKFVGLDNFTQILGRGDFYKALWNTSIYTVGVVILTMLLSLLIAVWLNKKGRFNSVVQAGIFTPHVVSIVSISLVWLWLMEPNQGLLNYIFKLVGLPPSAWLQSSKTALISVIIVSVWQAIGYYTLIIVAALQSISPSIYEAAALDNASRFKVFYKITLPMISPQLFFILIIMTIGSFKVFDTVQVMTGGGPNNATTTLVYYIYGFRTTNIGYSAATGVVLMAIIGLLTFIYFRLLSKKVHYQ, from the coding sequence ATGGATAAGAAGCGGATCTGGGAAGGGATCAGGCCCTATGTGCTGATCGCGCCGGCCATGGCTGGTATCATACTGTTTGTGATGTATCCGGTAGGTTATCTGATTTACTTAAGCCTGTTCAAATACAACCTGATGAACAAGGATAAGAGCAAGTTTGTCGGACTGGACAATTTCACCCAGATTCTGGGCCGCGGGGATTTCTACAAAGCGCTCTGGAACACGTCCATCTACACAGTCGGCGTCGTTATTCTAACCATGCTGCTATCCTTGCTGATTGCGGTATGGCTTAACAAGAAGGGGCGTTTCAATTCGGTCGTTCAGGCCGGGATTTTTACGCCGCACGTCGTTTCGATTGTGTCGATCTCATTGGTCTGGCTGTGGCTGATGGAGCCGAATCAAGGACTTCTCAACTATATCTTCAAGCTGGTGGGACTCCCGCCGTCCGCATGGCTGCAAAGCTCCAAGACCGCATTGATTTCCGTCATTATCGTATCGGTCTGGCAGGCTATCGGCTATTACACCTTGATTATCGTGGCAGCCCTGCAGAGCATATCGCCAAGCATTTATGAAGCGGCGGCGCTGGATAATGCCAGCAGGTTCAAGGTGTTTTATAAAATCACATTGCCGATGATTTCGCCGCAGCTGTTTTTTATCCTGATCATCATGACGATCGGTTCCTTCAAAGTCTTCGATACCGTTCAGGTGATGACAGGCGGAGGACCGAATAATGCAACGACTACGCTTGTGTATTACATATACGGCTTCCGGACGACCAATATCGGTTATTCGGCCGCGACAGGCGTTGTGCTTATGGCCATTATCGGTTTGCTCACGTTCATTTATTTCCGGCTGCTGTCCAAAAAGGTCCATTATCAATAA
- a CDS encoding carbohydrate ABC transporter permease — protein MKTFDLKIVWTMLGYLLKAAVLMIFIFPFLWMISTSLQTFRETMTFPPTWIPASPQWGNFAEAMQAGPFLTYFRNSVVVTGSIIVLQFLIMIPAAYAFAKYKFPGKTLLFGMILLAFMIPGQVTFIPVYLMMADWGLVKTLLPQIIPFISNAFGIFLLRQYFMQIPEEIIEAARLDNASEFKIIRKIMIPMSKPALATIALFSFVSHWNDYFWPLVMTDSAAVRPLTLGIAMLRETEGISNWHIIMAGNVILVVPILLVYVFCSKHIVKAFVYSGIK, from the coding sequence TTGAAGACCTTTGACTTAAAAATCGTATGGACAATGCTAGGTTATTTGCTGAAAGCCGCGGTGCTCATGATATTTATCTTCCCGTTTCTGTGGATGATCTCCACCTCGCTCCAGACATTCCGGGAAACGATGACGTTTCCGCCAACGTGGATTCCAGCCTCGCCGCAGTGGGGCAACTTCGCGGAGGCGATGCAGGCAGGTCCTTTTCTGACCTATTTCAGGAACTCGGTTGTTGTCACGGGATCCATCATCGTTCTGCAGTTCCTGATCATGATCCCGGCCGCGTACGCATTTGCCAAGTATAAGTTTCCGGGAAAAACGCTGCTGTTCGGCATGATCCTGCTGGCCTTCATGATCCCGGGCCAGGTGACGTTCATTCCGGTCTATCTGATGATGGCCGATTGGGGATTGGTCAAAACCCTGCTGCCGCAGATTATCCCGTTCATCTCGAATGCCTTCGGCATCTTCCTGCTGCGGCAATATTTCATGCAGATTCCGGAGGAAATCATTGAAGCGGCCCGCCTTGATAATGCGAGTGAATTCAAAATCATTCGAAAAATCATGATTCCCATGTCGAAGCCGGCACTGGCTACCATTGCGCTGTTCAGCTTTGTCAGCCACTGGAATGACTATTTTTGGCCGCTCGTCATGACCGATTCTGCTGCTGTCCGGCCGCTGACCCTGGGGATCGCCATGCTAAGGGAGACTGAGGGCATCAGCAACTGGCATATCATTATGGCCGGGAATGTGATTCTGGTGGTGCCGATCCTGCTTGTGTATGTATTCTGCTCGAAACACATCGTGAAGGCTTTTGTTTATTCAGGCATTAAATAA
- a CDS encoding ABC transporter substrate-binding protein — protein MKSKWYTLLSVIMLFSLLAACGGGGTSSDPGEAPGSGGTEAPSGDKGKTTVQFWHSLGGKNGEYMDALIQRFNASHEDIEVIGTFQGSYDETVTKLQQAIASDTGPDVSMLERAYVQMFADSEVLEDLTPYLEGSGISVDDFTPGLMGHSTFNDQLVSLPLNRSTPILHVNKTLLDEQGLQIPTTWEELKEVANALVVKEGSEYKRYGVTMPYDTWYPIAMISQAGGTFFNDDNTSIGFGDNGAGAKMFTYLKDLQSTGALYYPPAQDSGNIVNSMFVEGKVGMMYQSTGSIGGLSSAVDFDYVTAFLPKDEVYANPTGGANVTMLSSSKNKEAAWEFIRWMEMEEEGGLEFILQSGYLPFTKKMVESEKIQELWAKEPNRKVAYDQLEFATDTNKDVAWPEIMHEFFSAMEAIMYDSKDIPATLDTFKKETERILAQ, from the coding sequence ATGAAATCCAAATGGTATACACTGCTATCCGTCATCATGCTGTTCAGTTTGCTTGCCGCATGCGGTGGCGGGGGAACTTCCAGTGATCCAGGCGAAGCCCCGGGCAGCGGGGGAACCGAAGCCCCGTCCGGAGACAAAGGGAAAACCACGGTTCAGTTCTGGCACTCGCTGGGCGGCAAGAACGGGGAATACATGGACGCGCTCATCCAGCGTTTTAATGCATCCCATGAGGATATCGAGGTGATAGGCACCTTCCAGGGAAGTTATGACGAGACGGTAACCAAGCTGCAGCAAGCGATAGCATCCGATACCGGTCCGGACGTCAGTATGCTGGAGCGAGCCTACGTTCAGATGTTCGCCGATTCGGAAGTGCTTGAAGATCTGACGCCTTATCTAGAAGGCTCTGGCATCAGCGTTGACGACTTTACGCCGGGACTGATGGGACATTCCACCTTCAATGATCAATTAGTATCGCTGCCGCTGAACCGTTCCACCCCGATTCTGCATGTGAACAAAACATTGCTGGATGAGCAGGGTCTTCAAATTCCGACCACATGGGAGGAGCTGAAGGAGGTCGCCAATGCGCTGGTGGTTAAGGAAGGCAGCGAGTATAAGCGCTACGGCGTTACGATGCCTTATGACACTTGGTATCCGATTGCCATGATCTCGCAGGCTGGCGGCACTTTTTTCAACGATGATAATACGTCGATCGGCTTCGGGGATAACGGCGCAGGCGCCAAGATGTTCACTTACCTTAAAGACCTGCAAAGCACAGGCGCCTTGTATTATCCGCCGGCTCAGGATTCCGGCAACATTGTGAACAGCATGTTTGTGGAAGGCAAGGTCGGAATGATGTATCAATCGACGGGATCGATTGGCGGGCTGTCCAGCGCGGTGGATTTCGATTACGTGACGGCATTCCTGCCTAAGGACGAAGTATATGCGAATCCGACCGGAGGCGCGAATGTGACGATGCTGTCCTCTTCCAAGAACAAGGAAGCGGCATGGGAGTTCATCCGGTGGATGGAGATGGAAGAGGAAGGCGGTCTTGAATTTATTTTGCAATCCGGTTATCTGCCTTTCACGAAGAAGATGGTAGAGTCGGAGAAGATCCAAGAGCTGTGGGCCAAGGAACCGAACCGCAAAGTCGCCTATGATCAGCTGGAATTTGCGACCGATACCAATAAGGACGTAGCATGGCCGGAGATTATGCATGAGTTCTTCTCGGCTATGGAAGCGATCATGTACGACAGCAAGGATATTCCGGCTACGCTGGATACCTTCAAGAAAGAGACGGAACGGATTTTGGCCCAATAA
- a CDS encoding glycerophosphodiester phosphodiesterase family protein, protein MIERLREPSCTMVAAHRGYKSAYPENTLLAFRKALELGVDMLEFDLRLTRDKEVVVIHDATVQRTTSGAGEVRDYTLAELKSLDAGGWFAREFEGFKIPTLAELCELLREYPEVLCNVEIKPSPDAIEAADLAIDVLNRYGYLQRCVFTCFDAEVLTHIHDTHGLKTQGFPGEKMSRFVLGEDGTYSKMWAIGVEMPLLTPELVARFQEQGLLVWSYCPDDEEGVRYSLECGVTGMTCNDPLPAMAVIGKKGTPI, encoded by the coding sequence ATGATCGAACGACTACGGGAACCATCCTGTACGATGGTGGCTGCACATCGCGGGTATAAATCAGCTTATCCGGAAAATACGCTGCTGGCCTTTCGCAAGGCGCTGGAGTTAGGGGTAGATATGCTGGAGTTTGATCTTCGGCTGACGCGGGATAAGGAAGTGGTGGTTATCCATGATGCAACGGTTCAGCGCACGACGAGCGGCGCCGGCGAGGTGAGGGATTATACGCTTGCAGAGCTGAAATCCCTCGATGCGGGCGGCTGGTTCGCTCGGGAGTTTGAGGGATTTAAGATCCCGACGCTTGCGGAGCTATGCGAACTGCTCCGGGAATATCCCGAAGTTCTGTGCAACGTGGAGATTAAGCCAAGCCCTGATGCTATAGAGGCAGCAGACCTGGCGATTGATGTGCTGAACCGATACGGGTACCTGCAGCGCTGTGTATTCACCTGCTTCGATGCAGAAGTTCTGACCCATATTCATGATACGCATGGACTGAAGACCCAGGGTTTTCCTGGCGAGAAAATGTCCCGATTTGTCCTCGGCGAGGATGGAACCTACTCCAAGATGTGGGCAATCGGCGTGGAGATGCCGCTGCTTACGCCGGAGCTCGTTGCCCGGTTTCAGGAGCAGGGACTGCTGGTCTGGAGCTATTGTCCGGACGATGAGGAGGGTGTCCGCTATTCGCTGGAATGCGGGGTTACCGGCATGACCTGCAATGACCCGCTGCCGGCGATGGCTGTGATCGGAAAGAAGGGCACGCCGATATGA
- a CDS encoding sn-glycerol-1-phosphate dehydrogenase: MTSILSNVRSLAADLPARQLSNLDEVELVRIQSGALREVAGYLETKRWTSVVMVVDGNTYDVAGQPLASLLTKSSIQVQVTRLHPDRKGDVIADEVSLIQVILDIQQSGAKAVLAVGGGTIHDISRYAAYTAGIPFISIPTAASVDGFNSKGAPIIIRGEKKTIPAIGPSAIFADVDILMSAPPQLTAAGFGDMLGKYTSLFDWKFGSLVADEPYLQISADITRSALNQCVKGMKQIAERTEEGVRLLMGALVESGLAMLLFGQSHPASGSEHHLSHYWEMEFIRLGEKQLLHGAKVGAACVEISKLYHRLGEQGLELNKGAPQGADDAALRITQHWNEIRLHITQIPEPAELADMMRTVGGPAGVSELPIKSELLKRSLGEAHKVRNSRYTLLHAYNEQGYLFVN, from the coding sequence ATGACCTCCATTTTATCGAATGTCCGAAGTTTGGCGGCGGACTTACCTGCTAGGCAGCTTTCGAATCTGGATGAAGTGGAGCTGGTTCGGATCCAGTCCGGAGCTCTGCGCGAGGTCGCGGGTTACCTTGAGACGAAACGCTGGACCTCGGTGGTGATGGTCGTCGACGGCAATACCTATGACGTAGCGGGCCAGCCACTTGCGAGCCTGCTCACGAAATCCTCGATTCAGGTCCAAGTCACCAGGCTTCATCCGGACCGGAAGGGAGATGTTATCGCGGATGAGGTTTCCCTGATTCAGGTCATACTGGATATCCAGCAAAGCGGGGCGAAGGCGGTGCTGGCGGTAGGCGGAGGAACGATTCACGATATTAGCCGGTATGCTGCCTATACCGCGGGTATTCCGTTCATCTCCATACCCACGGCCGCTTCGGTGGATGGATTTAATTCCAAGGGAGCACCCATCATTATACGAGGGGAGAAAAAGACGATTCCGGCCATTGGACCGAGCGCGATTTTTGCGGACGTCGATATTCTCATGTCGGCTCCCCCACAGCTTACCGCAGCCGGGTTCGGGGATATGCTGGGCAAGTATACATCCCTGTTCGACTGGAAATTCGGAAGCCTGGTGGCCGATGAACCCTATTTGCAAATCTCGGCGGATATTACGCGATCTGCGCTTAACCAGTGCGTGAAAGGGATGAAACAGATTGCGGAGCGAACCGAGGAGGGGGTGCGCCTCTTAATGGGTGCGCTCGTCGAATCCGGCTTAGCCATGCTGCTGTTCGGTCAATCCCATCCGGCTTCAGGCTCGGAGCATCATCTGTCCCACTATTGGGAGATGGAGTTTATCCGGCTGGGGGAGAAGCAGCTGCTGCACGGTGCCAAGGTAGGTGCCGCTTGCGTGGAAATCTCGAAGCTGTATCACCGTCTCGGGGAACAGGGGCTTGAGTTGAACAAAGGCGCCCCCCAGGGTGCGGATGACGCTGCACTTCGGATCACGCAGCACTGGAATGAAATCCGGTTGCATATAACGCAAATCCCGGAGCCGGCAGAGCTGGCTGATATGATGCGAACGGTCGGCGGACCGGCTGGAGTGTCGGAGCTTCCGATCAAGAGCGAATTGTTAAAGCGGAGCCTGGGTGAGGCTCACAAGGTTCGAAACAGCCGGTACACGCTGCTCCATGCTTACAATGAACAAGGATATCTGTTCGTAAATTAA
- a CDS encoding methyl-accepting chemotaxis protein — MLKSLKQKMITMICLLLLVSLGSVFAVTYNRSSDLLQESLDKEAQLRAEKLALQIDQFLDVEIAKVESVGKFITGNKEQDLQLIQAAQEVNPEFETFFFSYDLTGKNVINFLGEVTDVSDRVHYQEAGKGEGKLVVSEPVLSKRTGNNIVTMIIPLMKDGKQYGYMGSTLPINEVQKKVSSQTFGDTGYAFLLSKAGTFMWYPQEELVLQMTVKEVNSAELTKAYEEVSQGAPGEFDYVLEGTKYSAAYAPSNLNWGIFVTAPTKELNAPITEMSVTLVIISVAALVVSAGAAVWFTAQIVRPIRRLNTAVKEVAAGDLTKTIQVSGKDEVAVLSGDFNQTVSHLKHLVLGVNDSSRQVMSVTETVSSGVETAMDSVDRIGASIRQIASGANAHASSSNEIAVSMSDMASGIVKIAETSSMVSEAAQEAASQAETGSVVVEQAVKQIGNIGAGTTKVGTAIERLNERSSEIEQILSFITEVTSRIRLLSLNASIEAARAGEHGRGFAVVAEEVKKLAGQSEVSTDQIAKLITEIREDTINAVQVMDVSRKDVQDGIALIEEVREKFDNILSATRNVADHILEVSAASEEMSAGSEQVSASVEELKSIADLTSSDAQNVSAAVEDQISTIKEISNSVKHLETVAQELSKELAKFRL; from the coding sequence ATGCTTAAGAGTCTCAAGCAAAAAATGATTACAATGATTTGTTTGCTCTTGCTCGTCAGTCTTGGATCCGTCTTTGCCGTAACTTACAACCGGTCATCTGACTTACTGCAGGAGAGCTTGGACAAGGAAGCACAGCTTAGAGCAGAAAAGCTGGCGCTTCAGATCGATCAATTTCTTGACGTGGAAATTGCCAAGGTTGAGAGCGTGGGGAAATTTATAACAGGGAATAAAGAGCAGGATCTGCAGTTGATTCAGGCTGCACAGGAAGTGAACCCGGAATTTGAGACCTTCTTCTTCTCGTACGACTTGACGGGGAAGAACGTCATTAACTTTCTGGGCGAGGTGACCGATGTGTCCGATCGCGTCCATTATCAGGAAGCCGGGAAGGGAGAAGGCAAGCTGGTTGTATCCGAGCCGGTGCTTTCCAAGCGTACGGGAAACAACATTGTAACGATGATCATTCCGTTGATGAAGGATGGAAAACAGTACGGTTATATGGGCTCTACGCTTCCGATCAACGAGGTGCAGAAAAAAGTATCCTCCCAAACCTTTGGAGACACCGGATACGCTTTTCTTTTGAGCAAAGCGGGAACGTTCATGTGGTATCCGCAAGAGGAACTTGTTCTACAAATGACTGTGAAGGAGGTTAATAGTGCGGAATTAACGAAGGCCTACGAGGAGGTCAGTCAAGGCGCACCTGGCGAGTTCGATTATGTATTGGAAGGTACCAAGTACTCGGCTGCCTATGCGCCATCCAATTTGAATTGGGGCATATTCGTAACGGCACCGACCAAGGAGCTGAATGCTCCGATCACGGAGATGTCGGTTACGTTAGTCATTATTTCCGTTGCCGCGCTGGTCGTTTCCGCCGGTGCAGCGGTTTGGTTCACGGCACAGATCGTCCGGCCGATCCGCAGGCTCAACACGGCAGTTAAGGAAGTTGCGGCAGGCGATTTGACCAAGACCATTCAGGTTAGCGGCAAGGATGAAGTTGCCGTCCTTTCCGGCGATTTTAACCAGACAGTATCGCATCTGAAACATCTGGTCCTCGGTGTGAATGATTCCTCCCGACAAGTTATGTCGGTAACGGAGACCGTTTCGAGCGGGGTGGAGACGGCTATGGACAGCGTGGATCGTATCGGCGCCTCCATTCGTCAAATTGCCAGCGGCGCGAATGCTCACGCCTCAAGCTCCAACGAAATCGCCGTATCGATGAGTGACATGGCTAGCGGGATCGTCAAAATAGCCGAAACGTCCTCCATGGTATCTGAAGCTGCACAGGAGGCGGCAAGTCAAGCGGAGACCGGATCGGTTGTCGTTGAACAAGCGGTGAAGCAGATCGGCAACATCGGCGCGGGCACGACCAAGGTCGGCACGGCAATTGAGCGCTTGAATGAGCGTTCTTCCGAAATCGAGCAGATTCTGAGCTTCATCACGGAAGTGACCTCCCGGATTCGCTTGCTATCCTTGAATGCTTCGATTGAAGCAGCCAGAGCAGGCGAGCATGGACGCGGTTTTGCAGTCGTGGCTGAAGAAGTCAAGAAACTGGCTGGACAATCCGAGGTATCGACCGATCAGATCGCGAAGCTGATAACGGAAATCCGCGAGGACACAATTAACGCCGTACAGGTGATGGACGTAAGCCGGAAGGATGTACAGGATGGAATTGCGCTGATTGAAGAGGTGCGCGAGAAATTCGATAACATTTTGAGTGCGACACGCAACGTGGCTGACCACATTCTGGAGGTATCGGCAGCTTCCGAGGAAATGTCGGCGGGATCCGAACAGGTCAGCGCTTCGGTGGAAGAGCTGAAATCCATCGCAGATCTGACTTCCAGCGACGCCCAAAATGTGTCTGCCGCAGTGGAAGATCAAATCTCAACCATCAAGGAAATTTCGAACTCCGTTAAACATCTGGAGACGGTCGCTCAGGAGCTTAGCAAAGAGCTTGCCAAATTCAGGCTTTAA
- a CDS encoding transporter substrate-binding domain-containing protein has translation MAKNWKKVLLAGVVSLSLVATGFAANEVLTSPEVSAKSASTNAPGQLKKQSASQLDEIIERGYIRVGMTGDYKPFTYLNPATKEYEGYDVDAMEELGKDLGVEVRYVNTTWSSMMKDLQADKFDIAVGGVTRNTARQKTAYVSQGYISFGKAPLIRAEDKDKYLTIEDINKPSVRIGVNPGGTNEVFVREHLTKANVTVVPNNLDIPHLVADGTYDVMITDTIEAITYAKADSRLYAALTDKPFTNSEKGYMIPRGDFEYASYLEMWIDEMKLQGKFADIHKKWLE, from the coding sequence ATGGCTAAGAATTGGAAAAAGGTATTACTAGCAGGGGTAGTCAGCTTATCATTGGTGGCAACGGGTTTTGCTGCAAACGAAGTGCTCACATCACCGGAGGTATCCGCTAAATCAGCTTCGACCAATGCACCCGGACAACTTAAGAAACAATCGGCTTCCCAGCTCGACGAAATTATCGAAAGAGGCTACATTCGGGTTGGTATGACAGGGGATTACAAACCGTTTACATATTTAAATCCTGCTACAAAAGAGTATGAAGGTTATGACGTTGACGCTATGGAAGAGCTCGGTAAAGATCTAGGCGTGGAAGTTCGTTACGTCAACACCACATGGTCCAGCATGATGAAAGACCTGCAGGCTGATAAATTCGACATCGCAGTGGGCGGCGTTACCCGCAACACGGCAAGACAAAAAACGGCTTATGTATCCCAAGGGTACATTTCCTTCGGTAAAGCCCCATTGATTCGTGCTGAAGACAAGGACAAATACCTGACGATTGAAGACATTAACAAACCTTCGGTTCGCATTGGCGTGAATCCGGGCGGAACGAACGAGGTGTTCGTACGCGAGCATCTGACGAAAGCTAATGTGACTGTCGTTCCAAATAATCTGGATATCCCGCATTTGGTGGCTGACGGTACGTATGATGTGATGATTACCGATACGATCGAAGCGATTACGTATGCAAAAGCAGATTCCAGACTGTATGCTGCATTGACGGATAAGCCGTTCACGAACAGTGAAAAAGGCTACATGATTCCTCGCGGCGACTTTGAATATGCAAGCTATCTGGAAATGTGGATTGACGAAATGAAGCTGCAAGGCAAGTTTGCGGACATTCATAAAAAATGGTTGGAGTAG
- a CDS encoding ABC transporter substrate-binding protein, producing the protein MKLGTRIAACLVMVLMLAACGAKEESGRVQIEFFQNKPEAKGSFDALIEKFNQSQSEIKVVQVNPPDAETVLKTRVVKNDIPDIIGMGATDTYSLLAQSGIFMDLTNNPLLSQVDETYVQMLKDVAGMDEVTGIPYSTNANGVMYNPEIFKELGLSVPKTWDELLATAQKAKDAGIIPFYFTYKDDWQTVLPFNALASNLEGIEFYMDRRGGTVTFAEKYREIAEKQLALMDYGHGDNFGKNYADGNRGFARGESAMYIQGTWAIPEIRKANPDAPIGFFPLPTGDHPEENKLISGVDTLLAISEDSKHKEEAQRFIQFLLEPENSKQYITEQTLFSTVEGVTQDDPAVAELLPYLERGQVIDFADHYIPAAVQLNSVIQSFLQNRDIDGYLQKLDTEWDKVADRR; encoded by the coding sequence ATGAAGCTTGGTACAAGGATCGCGGCGTGTTTGGTGATGGTATTGATGCTGGCCGCGTGCGGTGCAAAAGAGGAATCGGGACGCGTGCAGATTGAATTTTTTCAGAATAAGCCTGAGGCTAAGGGCTCCTTTGACGCACTAATTGAGAAATTTAATCAATCCCAGTCCGAGATCAAGGTTGTTCAGGTGAATCCGCCGGATGCGGAGACCGTACTCAAGACAAGAGTTGTCAAGAATGATATTCCTGACATTATCGGCATGGGTGCAACCGATACGTATTCATTGCTTGCGCAAAGCGGCATATTTATGGATTTGACGAATAATCCGCTGCTGAGTCAGGTGGATGAGACCTATGTTCAGATGCTGAAAGACGTAGCGGGGATGGACGAGGTTACAGGCATTCCTTATTCAACGAACGCTAACGGCGTCATGTACAATCCGGAAATTTTCAAGGAATTGGGGCTCAGCGTTCCCAAGACCTGGGACGAGCTGTTAGCTACGGCGCAGAAGGCCAAGGATGCGGGGATAATCCCGTTTTATTTCACTTATAAAGACGATTGGCAGACGGTGCTGCCGTTTAACGCATTGGCATCCAATCTGGAAGGCATAGAGTTTTACATGGATCGCCGGGGAGGCACGGTAACGTTTGCCGAGAAGTATCGAGAGATTGCGGAGAAGCAGCTCGCGTTGATGGACTATGGCCATGGGGATAACTTCGGCAAGAACTACGCGGACGGCAACCGGGGGTTTGCGAGGGGTGAATCGGCCATGTATATCCAGGGAACCTGGGCAATTCCGGAAATCCGGAAGGCCAATCCGGATGCGCCGATCGGCTTCTTTCCTTTGCCAACCGGCGATCATCCGGAGGAGAATAAACTGATTTCGGGCGTTGATACTCTACTGGCTATTTCCGAGGATTCGAAGCATAAAGAGGAGGCTCAGCGTTTCATTCAGTTTCTGCTGGAGCCTGAGAATAGCAAGCAATATATTACGGAGCAAACGCTGTTCTCGACCGTTGAGGGCGTAACGCAGGATGATCCTGCCGTTGCAGAGCTGCTGCCTTATCTGGAGCGGGGCCAAGTTATCGACTTTGCCGATCACTATATTCCTGCCGCTGTGCAGCTGAACTCGGTGATCCAATCCTTCCTCCAGAACAGGGACATTGACGGGTATCTACAGAAGCTGGACACCGAATGGGACAAGGTAGCGGACAGACGCTAA
- a CDS encoding carbohydrate ABC transporter permease encodes MNKRLMPYYLMTVPAVVLFFVFLTLPALQGVYYSFTNWNGFGDNFDFIGFKNYINLLKDGNVGNAYWFTFKFAVVVTILINIFSLLIAMGLNARIKARNFLRGIYFLPNILSVLIVGYIFNYLFSNVFTIWGQNLGIEWLSTNILGSEQHAWIGIVVVAVWQGIAYNTILYLAGLQTIPQTLYEASNLDGANRWQEFWKITFPLIAPFFTINMVLAMKNSLMVFDQIVALTNGGPGRATQSISHLIYTGGFEGGEFAYQSANSVIYFILIATISIVQIRFLQRREGDM; translated from the coding sequence ATGAACAAGCGTCTTATGCCTTATTATTTGATGACCGTGCCAGCGGTCGTGCTGTTCTTCGTATTTCTGACACTGCCGGCCTTGCAGGGGGTGTATTACTCCTTCACGAACTGGAATGGATTCGGCGATAACTTCGATTTCATCGGATTCAAGAACTACATCAATCTGCTCAAGGACGGCAACGTGGGCAATGCGTATTGGTTCACATTCAAATTCGCGGTCGTGGTAACCATCCTGATCAACATCTTCAGTCTGCTGATTGCCATGGGGCTAAATGCCAGAATCAAAGCGAGGAATTTCCTCAGAGGCATCTACTTTCTTCCGAATATTCTGAGTGTGCTGATCGTTGGTTACATCTTCAACTATCTGTTCTCGAATGTGTTCACCATCTGGGGCCAAAACCTGGGGATCGAGTGGCTGTCCACCAATATTCTGGGCAGTGAACAGCATGCCTGGATCGGTATCGTGGTGGTAGCGGTATGGCAGGGCATAGCTTATAACACGATCCTGTATCTCGCGGGGCTCCAGACTATCCCTCAAACACTGTACGAGGCGTCCAACCTCGATGGGGCGAACCGCTGGCAGGAATTTTGGAAAATAACGTTTCCGCTGATCGCGCCATTCTTTACGATCAACATGGTGCTTGCGATGAAGAATTCCCTGATGGTCTTTGACCAGATCGTCGCCCTTACCAACGGCGGTCCAGGCCGGGCCACGCAGTCCATCTCCCATCTGATCTACACCGGCGGCTTCGAGGGAGGGGAGTTTGCCTATCAATCCGCGAACTCCGTGATCTACTTCATCCTGATTGCCACGATATCGATTGTGCAGATTCGATTCCTGCAGAGAAGAGAGGGGGACATGTAA
- a CDS encoding carbohydrate ABC transporter permease, producing MRTKTNWTVMILITLGTILILFPLYMTITIALKTPEDMLASVFGLPKELHFENFTNAIRMTNFFNALGNSAMVTTATVVLTLLTNSLVAYAIARNMNRKFFKGLYFYFISAMFIPFPIIMLPLVKLTAGFNMTNLVGLTILHTVYALAFNVFVYVGYIKSIPVALEEAARVDGTSTWGTFWRIIFPIMAPINATVGILICLSTYNDFLLPLIIISDTDSYTLPLVQYIFQGQFNTDFNLAFASYLMAMLPMIIIYLFAQKWIINGITQGAVK from the coding sequence ATGCGGACGAAAACCAACTGGACGGTGATGATTCTCATCACATTGGGGACGATACTGATCCTGTTCCCGCTGTATATGACAATCACGATTGCGCTCAAAACGCCGGAGGACATGCTGGCTTCCGTGTTCGGCCTGCCGAAGGAGCTTCATTTCGAGAATTTTACGAATGCCATTCGAATGACCAATTTCTTCAACGCGCTGGGCAATAGTGCGATGGTAACGACGGCAACGGTGGTACTGACCCTGCTGACCAATTCGCTTGTCGCTTATGCCATTGCCCGCAATATGAACCGGAAGTTCTTCAAGGGTTTATACTTCTATTTCATTAGCGCTATGTTCATTCCGTTCCCGATTATTATGCTGCCGCTGGTCAAGCTGACAGCCGGGTTCAATATGACGAACCTGGTCGGGTTGACCATCCTGCATACCGTGTATGCATTGGCATTTAACGTATTTGTGTATGTTGGTTATATTAAATCCATTCCGGTTGCGCTGGAGGAAGCGGCTCGGGTGGACGGCACGTCGACTTGGGGAACCTTTTGGAGAATCATATTCCCGATTATGGCACCGATCAATGCGACGGTAGGCATTCTGATCTGCCTTTCGACTTACAATGACTTCCTGCTGCCGCTCATCATTATCAGCGATACGGATTCCTACACGCTGCCGCTTGTGCAGTATATTTTCCAGGGGCAGTTCAATACAGATTTCAATCTGGCCTTTGCTTCATATCTGATGGCGATGCTGCCGATGATCATCATTTATCTGTTCGCCCAGAAGTGGATCATCAATGGCATTACGCAGGGAGCTGTGAAATAA